Proteins encoded in a region of the Halosimplex halophilum genome:
- a CDS encoding Gfo/Idh/MocA family protein, with translation MTVDIAFVGAGGIAQWQHFDNLEAIDDARIVGVCDVDAETAESAAERFEVPAFSDHHDCYAETDPDAVFVCLPPFAHDDQETAAAEHGYDLFVEKPLALSAEKAREIEAAVEANDVLAQVGYDWRYSAGVERAREILAGRDVGYVDGYWWGGVAGGEDHWWRHADKSGGQVVEQATHVYDTVRYLAGDVERVAAAGSHRIEEAVDFSDATSATMTHESGAISHVSTSCAAEDDKHGLEVVADGATLEVTEQSVSGVVDGEAIDEEFDRNPYAAEVESFVDAVASGDGGGLRSPYADARRTFELTLAVNESIEDGEPVEL, from the coding sequence ATGACGGTCGACATCGCCTTCGTCGGCGCCGGCGGCATCGCCCAGTGGCAGCACTTCGACAACCTCGAGGCCATCGACGACGCCCGGATCGTCGGGGTCTGCGACGTGGACGCCGAGACGGCCGAATCCGCCGCGGAGCGGTTCGAAGTCCCCGCCTTCTCCGACCACCACGACTGCTACGCGGAGACCGACCCCGACGCCGTCTTCGTCTGTCTCCCGCCCTTTGCCCACGACGACCAGGAGACCGCCGCCGCCGAGCACGGCTACGACCTGTTCGTCGAGAAGCCGCTCGCCCTCTCCGCGGAGAAGGCCCGCGAGATCGAGGCCGCGGTCGAGGCCAACGACGTGCTCGCGCAGGTCGGCTACGACTGGCGCTACTCCGCGGGGGTCGAACGCGCCCGGGAGATCCTGGCAGGGCGCGACGTGGGTTACGTCGACGGCTACTGGTGGGGCGGCGTCGCCGGCGGCGAGGACCACTGGTGGCGCCACGCCGACAAGTCCGGCGGCCAGGTCGTCGAGCAGGCCACCCACGTCTACGACACCGTCCGGTACCTCGCCGGCGACGTGGAGCGCGTCGCGGCGGCCGGGAGTCACCGCATCGAGGAGGCCGTCGACTTCTCCGACGCCACCTCTGCGACGATGACCCACGAGTCGGGCGCGATATCGCACGTCTCGACTTCCTGCGCGGCCGAGGACGACAAACACGGCCTCGAAGTGGTGGCCGACGGCGCGACACTCGAAGTGACCGAACAGTCCGTCTCCGGCGTCGTCGACGGCGAGGCGATCGACGAGGAGTTCGACCGCAACCCCTACGCCGCCGAGGTCGAGTCGTTCGTCGACGCCGTCGCGTCGGGCGACGGCGGAGGGCTGCGCTCGCCGTACGCGGACGCCCGCCGGACGTTCGAGCTGACGCTGGCGGTCAACGAATCCATCGAGGACGGCGAGCCGGTCGAGCTGTAG